In the genome of Marinitoga litoralis, the window AGAAAATCTGGTAAGTTTTCTGAACGATTTAATAATCTATATTCGCCTCTAATAATAACAATGAACTTAGGTTTTATTTTTGGTATTCTAAGTGGAATATTATATGAAAATAATCTATTTTTATTTTCAATAATATTTTATATTGGAATTTATTTAATAGAAAATCTCAGAAGACCTATAGGTGTGGCTTATATATCAGAAAATATTAACAGTAATATATTAGCTTCTGTTCTATCAGTTGAATCACAATTAAAAACTATTTTAGGTGCATTTTTAGTTCCTTTAATTGGTTTATTAGCTGATAAATTTGATATTGGCATTTCTCTAATTATTATATCTTCCTCTCTTATGATAATAAATATATTTATATTAAAAAATAATAATTGATTTATAAAATAATAATTGATTTTTAATTATAAATATGATATAATTAAAATGATTACAAAATTATAATAGAGGTGAGATTATGTTAAAAACTGGAGATAAAAGTATAAATTTTGAACTTGTTAATACTAAATTAGAAAAAGTAAAATTGGAAGATTTTCTAGGTCAAAAGGTAGTTTTAGTATTTTATCCTGGAGCATTTACAAGTGTTTGTGAAAAAGAATTATGCACATTTAGAGATATGATAGCTAAATTTAACAATTTAAATGCTAAGGTATTAGGGATAAGTGTCGATACTCCATTTTCTAATAAGGAATTCGCAGAAAAAAACAGATTAACTTTTGATCTTTTATCTGATTTTTGTGGTGAAGTGTCAAAAAAATATGGAGGAGTTCATGAAAACTTCATTGGTATAGAAAATTATACAGTATCTAAAAGAGCAGTATATGTAATTGATGAAAAAGGAACAATTATATATGATTGGGTTTCAGAAGATCCAGGAAAAGAACCACCATATGAAGAAATTGAAAAGTTATTATAGTAAAAGGGCGGATAACGCCCTTTTAATTTTGTATACCTAATTTTAAATTCAAGTTATTGCGCTTTGGTAGAACTTCAACAACAGAAGGTCTGTATTTTTTCTTAAAAACTGTTCTATCTAAATATGCTATTACTCCATAGGCTCCACCCAAACCTAATAATCCAAATAAGAATGATTGCATATCATTTTTTGTGATGTAATAAGAAATTAAAAGTAAAAGTATAAATGATATTAGAGGAAAACCGTAAATTATAAATGAAATTTTAGAAATTGAAAAATCAGGAATTTCAACAACTACATAGTCTCCAACATTTGGCATCTTATTAAACTGCTTTTTCTCAACACTCATAACCCTTTCACTATTACTTCCTGTTAAGTTACATGCACCACTAATTGAACAACTTTCACAACTTGAACTTCTAGTACTAATTAATTTAACTACATCTTCTTCTATAGTATTTACTATAAAAACTTCTCTCATATTATTCCTCCATATCTAAATTCATTATAACTTTTGATATTATAGTTTCTTTACATTTATCTATTATAGCATAACTTTCAAAATATGCTTTTACATATATTTTATATTTTTCTACTTCATATTCTAAATTCTTATCTAACTCTTCTATAGCTTCTCCATCTAATATTTTATTGAATAAATCATATTTTTTTTCATCAATCATACGAGGTTTTCCTCCTTCAATAACTTCTGCAATTTTTTTCTTGCATAATGAAGACGACTTTTTATACTTCCTAAGGGTTTGTCTAATTTTTTAGCTATTTCATCATAACTCAATCCATCTATATCTCTTAATTTTATTAATATTCTATCTTCTTCAGATAATTTTTCCATAACTTTATTTATCTTTTCCATTTGCATTTCATCTAGAACTTCATTAGATACATTAACATCTGCTTCAGGCTGAATGCCTACACCTTCTGAATAATTTTCAATCAAATCTACATTTTCAACTAAATTTTTTTTCTTTTTTCTAATAAAATCTTTTCCTACATTAATAGTAATTTGATAAATCCATGTAGATAACTTAGAATCACCTCTAAACGTGTGTATCCCCTTAAAAATTTTAAAAAAAACTTCTTGAAGGGCATCTTCTATTTCACTTTGATCTACATATTTTCTTAATGTTGCATATATTTTTGAAGCATATTCATTATATAACTCTTCAAAAGCTTCAGTATCTTTGTTTTTTAACCGTTCAATCAGTTTCTTCTCATTCAAAAAGATCACCTCTTTGTGGTTTTTTATAATTATACCACAGAAGAGGCTACCCTTTTATTTTAGACTATTTAATTTTTATTTTGTTCAATTTACTTCTAATATAATATTTTGTAAATATAACCCTTTTAAATTAGATAATAATATTGGTTTTTCGGGATCTGAAATATCATATATTAATAATCCATTTTCTCCATCAGCTACATATAAATAATTATCTCTTATATATCCCCCATAACAAAAACCTTTTGTATCAGTTGATGATAATAATATTGGTTTAGATGGATTTGATGCGTCTATAAGTGAAAAACCTTCTTGCCCTTTTGCATAGAATACTATATTATTATCAAAATATACTCTAGCCCATTCGGAATTTATTTTTAATTTAGAAATTAATTTTGGTGATTTTTTGTTTTTAACATTTACTATTGTTAGGCCATCTTTTCCACTAGCAACATATGCAATATCATCTTTCACATAAACATTATATGCAAATCCATCAACATCAAAATAACTTAAAAGTTTTGGTATTTCAGGATCTGATACGTCTACAATAACAAATCCATCATATCCCATAGGTACATATGCATAATTATCTTCTACAAAAATTCTTCCAGAACTACCTTTTAATTCAATATAACTTAATGTTTCTAATGAATAATCGTCTTTAATTTTAACAATTTCCATTCCTGAACTTCCTTCTAAAACATATGCAATATTTCCTTTAACAAATATAGAATAGACTTTACCAAAAGTTTTTAATTTTGCTATTTTTTCTGGTGATTTTATATTGCTTATGTCAGCTACAACAACTCCATTTATCCAATCTGCTATATATGCATGTTTATCCTTAACATATAATCCAACTGCCCACCCTTCTGTATATACATGATTTACCACTTTTGGATTTTTCGGATCTGTCACATCTATAATATACATTCCTATTCCGCTTCCAGTAGTATATACATATTTGTTTATTTCTTTTTCTGGTAATACTACAATAGGTGTTGTTATCGTACTTTCTACAGTTATTGTACTTTCTATTGTAATTGTGCTTTCTACTGGAGTAGGTATTTCTGTTATATTTTCTTCAACTAATAATTCTTTTGTTGAAAAATTCCATATTGAACTTTCTTTTTCTTCATTATCAGATTTTGCTACTACTTTCCAATAATATGTAGAATTATAATCAACAGACATTTCATAGAATTGATATCCCAAGTTTTGAGCAATAATAGTCATATCGTTAGGATCTTTACCTAAATATATATCAAATAATGCTTCTTTACCTTCATATTTCCATTCTAAAGTAACGTTTATTTCCAAATTTGTTGCACCATTTGTTGGAGTTGGTTCAAATGGAGCCCCTAATTCTTTTACAGACTTTGTTTGGAAAGCCCATACATCTCCATATCTTACTCCACCGTGACCATCTTTAGCAACTACCTTCCAATAATATCTAGCTCCCTCGACTAAATTTACTTCAATTTCATTTTCACTAATATTAGTTGCTACTGGTTTCATTGTATCAATAGATCTACCTAGATAAACATCATAATAAACACTATCTCCATCAATATCTTCACTTTCCCAACTCAATTTGATTATTAATGGAATATTTGTTTCTCCATCATTTGGATAAGGAGAATGAGGTTTTATAGGTATTGAATTTTCTGTACTAAAAAACCAAATATCACTATTTGTTGAATTCTTTTTATCCTTTGCTACTACTTTCCAATAATATGTTTTATTATAATCTAATGTTTTAGAAAATGATGTTTCTATTAAATCAGTTGCTATTATAGTCATATCTTCTTTATTATTTGATAAGTATAAATCATATTTTAAAGAGTCTCCATTAGGATCTGATCCAGCCCATGTAAAAACTACATTGATAGGAATTTCAGTAGCTCCATTTACTGGATAATATAATTCTGGAACTGATGGTGGATCATTTCTAGATAATAGTGGAAAAATTACTACACCTGTCATTACTATTACAAACGCTGATACGGCTAATATTATAAATTTCAATTTCAATTCAATCACCTCTTCAATTATATTATTCTAAATAGTCATAACGAATTATTCTAATAAATATAATACAATTTATTTTTCTCTAATTTACTTTATCTTTCCTAATAAAAAATGCCAACCTGTTAGGTTGGCTTTTGGTCGGGGCGACTGGACTTGAACCAGCGACCTTTTGCGCCCCATGCAAACGCGCTCCCATCTGCGCCACGCCCCGAAATACGCAATTTATTATATCATATTTTCCTTTTATAGTCAATATTTTATTAAATTGACATTTTTAAAGAAAAATTATATAATTTATCATCATAGTCTCCGGTAATAAGTCAAGAGGGAAATAAAAAAACAATGAAAATTAACAAAGATGAAAAATAACAAGAATTCAGAATAATACAGATAGAAA includes:
- a CDS encoding RNA polymerase sigma factor, which encodes MIFLNEKKLIERLKNKDTEAFEELYNEYASKIYATLRKYVDQSEIEDALQEVFFKIFKGIHTFRGDSKLSTWIYQITINVGKDFIRKKKKNLVENVDLIENYSEGVGIQPEADVNVSNEVLDEMQMEKINKVMEKLSEEDRILIKLRDIDGLSYDEIAKKLDKPLGSIKSRLHYARKKLQKLLKEENLV
- a CDS encoding peroxiredoxin; the protein is MLKTGDKSINFELVNTKLEKVKLEDFLGQKVVLVFYPGAFTSVCEKELCTFRDMIAKFNNLNAKVLGISVDTPFSNKEFAEKNRLTFDLLSDFCGEVSKKYGGVHENFIGIENYTVSKRAVYVIDEKGTIIYDWVSEDPGKEPPYEEIEKLL
- a CDS encoding SoxR reducing system RseC family protein; this translates as MREVFIVNTIEEDVVKLISTRSSSCESCSISGACNLTGSNSERVMSVEKKQFNKMPNVGDYVVVEIPDFSISKISFIIYGFPLISFILLLLISYYITKNDMQSFLFGLLGLGGAYGVIAYLDRTVFKKKYRPSVVEVLPKRNNLNLKLGIQN